Part of the Fusarium musae strain F31 chromosome 3, whole genome shotgun sequence genome, TCTGGATGAACCGGAGGCCAAGGCAGCCATGGTTTGGGTCATTGGCCAATACGCAGATCGGATTGAGAACAGTGATGCCTTGCTAGAAGACTTCCTGTACTCGTTCGCAGAGGAGCCTGTCGAAGTGCAGCTGGCCTTGCTCACAGCTACAGTAAAACTGTTCATCCAGCGACCTACCAAGGGTCAAGAATTGGTCCCCAAGGTTTTGAAGTGGGCAACTGAAGAGACGGATAATCCTGATCTTCGAGACCGAGCGTATATGTACTGGCGCTTGTTGTCTACAGACATGAATGCGGCGAAGCAAATCGTGATGGGAGAGAAACCAGCGATTACTGCTGAGTCAGAAAGACTGGATGCGACGACGCTAGAGGAGATGTGTCTGAACGTGGGAACTCTAGCAACAGTTTATTTGAAGCCGGTGCAGACTGTGTTTAGATCTGCTCGACCTCGTAAACTCCAGGACTCCCCCGCATTGCAGAAGCAAAACCTCCTTGTTGCTGCAGACAGCCAAAAGAGCATAAGCATGTTTGGCAACGCCGGAGCGGCAACAGATATCGATCCAAGAAGCCGAAACCCGACATCAGGCAATGGTCAAGGGGACCTCGCGCAAGCAGTCAACGACGCAGATGCCTACTTTTCAAGTATCGGAACGCAGCAGCAGATGCAACCGATGCATGATCAAGGGGACGATGTCTTTGGAGGAGGTAATGGCCACTCGACGGGATACGTGGTGAGCGCACATGCACCTCAAGCAGTTCTTCAACCAGCTCAGGGTGCTGGCAGCAATGGTGATTTGTTAGTGCTATAAGTGAGTGATACCTTTGTATACTAGCGATGGGAGGCATAGTCAGAAGCCAAGCCGTTTAAGCATGTCCATATTAGGCAGGAATTTGTGATGGAACTTTGTGGGAGGACAGTCTGGCGGTGCGTCCAGCTCCAGGGTACGCCCAAGGGTTGCTTCATACTCATATGAAATTATTACATATTTtcatatttataaattatgaTAAATGTTGAGTTTTTATTCACTTATGATACTCTAGACATACTTTGTCACATTCATTCGAAGAATCTTAGCTCTTAGCACTGAGGCTATCTACAAATTTCTTCGCTACCCCATCTCTCTCACATTCTCGATTTGAAGGGAGGAATCTGCGGGTGACTGCTCCGGGGAACGGCGTAGACTCGATTCGGCTTGGCCCGATAACCTTATTCCAAATGCCAATTGGGGCGAAGCACATTAGCAGAGCCTACCATTGTATCCAGAAACCTCCCCCGAGAGGTCACATCTGACTGGGGGGGGTTGAGGCGAAGTCTGGAGTACGCTAGATTAGGACTTGGCTTGCTGGTCTGGCCTGGTCTGGTCTATAAAGACAGTGGGGAGAGACATGTCGTCGATGAGTTGTAAGGACCTTCTGAATGTATGCAAGTGGGCGAATGCGTGGTCTTGTGCGGGATATATCCGATGTATCGGTGTGAGCGGCCGTACTAGACCGTTGGAGAGGGTGTTCCCTGTGCCTTTTTCTCGGTGGAACTTTGGGGATTCAGGAACAAGCTCCGAGGCGTACATACTGTACCAGTGATGAGATCTTGAGGGATGCATGCCAGTTGAGGACCCTTAGATGTGCTGAACATGCAACTATTGGCTATAGCTTATGTTGGATTGGTTGGTAGGTAGAATACGATACGTTTCGTGTAAGTGGCTCGCTCATTCATGAAAACAGCCTAATAGTGTAAGCAGAAGAGCCAAACGAGCAATCCATCTAAGAGCCGCTGAAATACTATCGTAAATAATTCATCCGGTACAGATTGGACGAAAGTTGTTCGTCATGTTTGTCCTAGTCATGAGTAGTTCCCCATATTCAATAGCTTTCTGTTATTAGTCGAGATACAGTGAGTGTACCAAACAGATGGCTTGCGCCACTGGGTCTTCTTTTCTGTTTGGTCTTCATAGGCTAAGTCGCCTGGAAGCGGCACAGCCGGCTTCCGTAGCCGCCACCTTTTCTACCTGACCTTCCAGTGGCTTATACCTTATCACCCGCTGAGAATAAACTCcgtgtactccgtacaccACGACATCTTGTTCAGATTGTCAACTGTATGCAAATAAAACATGAAATTCTTCAATGAACAGGCCCTCATCTCTATAAGTGAGATAAATTACAGAATGTAATTTTCTTACCTAGAAGCGTCATGTCCTGAGTGAATTCATTTGCTGAGGTACCTAGCGTTTTACTGACTTTGTTACTGCTTATGTACCTGCCCGACTCAGGTTGTAAGGTGGTAGCACCAggcaggtaggtaccttCCCTAACATTTTACCAGTAAACCTAACCGAACGGAACTGAAGGCAACtgcctcacctcacctcacctcccctccctacctaggtaccttaggtaggtacagtacctcACTAAGTTAGCGGTCCTCAGGTTGCGTCTGGTAGATTTGTTTGGCGAGTCACTTCCGTTGACTTTGTTTATCACGAGTCTTGCCATTGTCTTGTTCACAAACAAAACGAGATCAAGCAAATAATGATTTCATTCCATCCGATTCATTCTTATCACTGAATAACTCATACCTCCGACTGGCACGAATCCATTCGCTGAACTTTTCTCAATGAGCGCCAAGATCTGCCCGCCAAGTAGTTTACGGATCACGGATACAGCACTGTATTTGGTGTCGTCACCTCGGTCTGGGCTGGAACTTACCTTGTTTGGCTATCTTGGCTTTCTTACAGAGTACAGTAACTAGGCTACTTTATCGCATTCAGGATTTATCGTCTATCACGCAACCGACTTTGCCGGTATTCTCAACGGCCTCGTTATCTCTGCCATCAATTGTGTGCCTCGAATCCGGCTTGGTCGAACTGATCGACAACAACTGTCAACAAAGCAGCGCGGCTCCTTTCACTGCCGAGTCTCCCTGCCTGTCTCAGTCTCCAGCTCTGCCTGTTTCTCGTCATTGTCACTTTATCGTTTCCGACAATTGCAAGGGAGTcgtctacctacctagctcAAGCCAAGCGCCCCCTCGTTCCCCGTTCCCTGTCAGGCAAAGCGtccagcgacagcgacaccACCAAAGACAAGAGAAGTCCACTCTGTTGCACCGTCCCTCACTCCACACAGGCTCCACGCTCCAGCCGCTGGCCGCCAGGGCTCCTTGGCTGCTTTGTTTTGCTTCGCTTGTTCTTTCACTGTTTCCCCATCAGCTTGCCTTGGAGTGCATACAGCGCTACACCACAAAGCGATTCACTGATACTACGTACTGCAGAACCGTGTTTCTCAACGCTGCCCTGCCTGGTTGTCGCGTTGCATTTGCATCTGCTTTATGTCTGAGCGTTTTATCTGAGTGGACGAGACTCCGGGCCATTCACTGCCCCACCCCCGGTCTTGCGGCCCCCGGCCTGGGCGATCCATCCTTAGCCATCTTCCCAGCGAACTTGACGTCTTTCACTTGCTCCCGAGACCTGGCCACGCTACGGATACCGACTACATTCATCCAcatctccatttccatttccatCCACTTTCGCATTCCTCATTTTCATACCCATCTTTGATCCGACATCCTCAAATAGTCGCAAAATTCGCATCAAACCGCACTCCTAGCGAACAAGCCACTCGTTTACGCCGCTCTTCCTCTCGCGTTCTTCCTTCCCTTTCCTGCGTGGTGTGACCTCAGATCACATCCTTTACCGCGCCGCCATCACCCTTCACCCAGTATGTCGGCTCCAGCGGACTCCACCATGAGCGGTGGTAAGGCTGCGCCTGTTGAAACTTCACGGCTCGAACAGCCTAACGATGCGGTAGCCATGGAAAACATTGCCCAATCCTCCGAGCAGGCGCCCGCCGATCACGCATCCGAATCCGCCGATAAGACCGTTTTAACTGAACCAGCACCGTCTTCTCCTGCGCCAGCTACATCCGAGAACGCCGATAACTCTGCAGCCACTACTGCAGCCTCATCgaagggaaaagagaaagatgcagctgctcctcctcctccacctacTAAGCAAGACTCGAATCTGGGTATCGGACCTGCTGTGGACGACATCAGAGAAATTTCAGGGGGCTCTTCCGACGGACCCGTTTGCAACATTACCCTTCTCCTTACTTCAGGAAGCCGACATCCGTACAAGATTGATGCCAAGTACTTGAGTCGGAGGAGCGTGGATATCCCAGACCAGACGGAGAGTGGCCTTCCGGATCCCTTCAGTATCAGCGTTTATACCCTCAAAGAATTGATATTGCGCGAATGGCGAAGTGATTGGGAGGCAAAGCCAGCAAGTCCCAGCAGCATTAGGCTGATTCATTTCGGAAAGCTCCTCGATGATAAGGAGCAATTGAAAAGTAGGGCTCGCCGTCGACCTGAGACAAGGAGCATCATTTGCTAACCACCCCATAGAATACCAACTTTCAACCGAGAGCCCCAATGTTGTACATATGAGCATTCGGCcacaagatcttgatgaggaagaacctAAGGCGGGAAATAAGAATCTTTCATCGAGCGGTGGTGATGGCCAACGTTCGCGGGACAGCAATTGCTGTATCATTTTATAAGTGAAGGCCGCTTTTTTTACTACAGGCAACTTGCAGACTGACTGTGCTCAACGCATGCTCTTACGAGAAGAGCCAGGTCCAAAGACTCTCATGCACTCAACGTTTTGGGTCGGCGGGGTCTTTTTAGCCACCGTAGTCTTCACTTTAGTTGATGAGCATTCGGGTGACACTCATTCATTCCTTAAAGCTTTTCCTTGGTATATTGTATTTATCAGCAGAATCGTATGACGGTTCTGCTGTGTGGGAGACGGGGACACCGGAGTCTACATTGGCGTATCATTGCGTATTCTGAGTTATGGGTTTGGTTGTGTTTTGGTTCTgtaatcttcttcttcggcatATTTGTCGACGCGTTATCAATCACAGCGCATTCATAGCAGTATAGGAAGCATTTATGTTGCGATTGCATGGtctcatccatcttctcagcagaAGAACAGACCTTGGTTATCTTGGTCGTTAActttcttgagcttgtctaAAGTGTTATTGTAATTATGGTATACAAGGAGATGGCCATGCCATCGTTTCCTTTAAGACAGCCAGCCGGCTTGTTTActggatcttgagcttcttttcCATCTCGTCGTGGAATCCAGCAACGGCTCTTGTCTCATCGCCAGTGAAGACGTCCTCCCAGGTGATCGTAGCATCACGGCCCCTAAGAATATCTTCGTGAACGCTGGGGAGGCCATTGCCGAGGGCCATGGGCCGCCACTCGCCGTTCTGAACAATCTTGAGCTCCATGCCACGTCGAATAGGCTCAGCCATGCCATAGGTACGTCGAAGTGTCTCCATCTTGAGAGCCTCCTGAGTAGCCTCCCAGTTCTTCAGGCGGGCTTCGAGGGGATGAGCAGAGGCGGGAGTGGATTTGGAGTCGAAGGGGGATGCGCCAACACCATGGCGGAGAGTATCGTGGATGCCTGGGGCGGAGGGGGCGGAGGACGTGTGCGAGATGTGAGTGTAGGTCTGGGCGTTGGAATTGCCGGGGACGATACGCATTGCTTGAGACTTTGGAGAGAAGGGTTAGCTCTTGGGATATAGAGGATGGATGGGTGCTGAAGCTTACCATTTTGAGGGATGTGGTTGTTGCTTGGAAGAAATGTAAGTCGTGAGGTTCAGAAATTTGGTGAATTTGAGGCCGCTTTCGCAGAGGGGATAATGCGACGTTGATGGGTTGTGGATTTGATTGATAGACGGAGGCTCAACGtgcggttgatgatgaaagctCCAGCTTCAGGTAAGTCAAGGCAGCCTTGCGCTGGCGTTGCCGCACTTGAGGGTACGTACCTTTCCCGGCTCCGGGGAGCAAGCTGCAGGTCCGGCAGAGGGTACGTATCTCTGAccccagcttcttctcaaatgGATGAGACGGGAGAGACCCACGCAGACATCGTCACTTACTTAAAGATTCCGATTTCGCTTTGAGACAAGATTCTCTCTTTTACATTGATAATGAATTTTTATCTATTCAGGGACACTCTCATATAGCCATGAGGCCAATTCCAACTCGTCCTCCGATCATTCGGATTGCCAATGGCACATTCTATCGCCATCATCCAaattcagcatcatcacgtCCAAACCCACCTCTCTTTAGTGACTTGAGCTTTGAGTTGGCTTCTACATCAAACGCACCTCGAAATTGGTGCATTGTAGGCCCGTCTCTGTCTGGCAAGACAACGTTTCTTCAGGCTTTGAGGGGTAGGTTTCTCTGCGAACCACCTATCGCGAGATCATATCCCTACCTTTCTACTGAGGAAGTACCCAAGCGGTTACGAACGCCGCAAAAGGCAATTGAGTACGTGGGTTTCGATGCTGAGCAGACTGGAGGAGGGCTCAGTGGCGGTGTTGCAACGAGTGCATATCTCTCCGCGCGATATGAGTCGCGGCGCGAGATTACGGATTTCTCACTAAGGGATTTCCTCATGGGCAACACAGAGCTTAATCCCCTGCAGACGGAAGCCAGCCAGGATGAGGCTACTATATCGCCGGATCTTCTTTCTCGAGTCGTCAAGGACTTGAAGCTTGAGCCCCTGCTAGATCTTCCTGTCTCGTTTCTTAGTAACGGACAAGGTCGAAGGGCACGTATCGCTCGTGCGCTTCTCACCAAGCCTGAAGTTCTCTTACTTGATGAGCCTTTCATGGGGTTAGACCCGCCTACAGTCTCAAGTTTAAGCCCATTACTACACTCGCTGGCTGAGAGAGCAAGCCCGCGTCTTGTTCTTAGTGCACGACCACAGGATCCTGTCCCTGACTGGATCACTCacctaatatatttaagaacaGACTGCCAAGTGGGGTCCATGGGGCCTAAGGAGGAAGTTCTTGACGGCCTTAAGAAGTACGTCCGTGGAGTCCGAAAGGGTGGACTtacagaagatgagaagctaCCGCTACATTCACTTGTTGATATCGGTCGTGTACTACCATCGAATGCTTCTACGGAAGCCTCCGGTAACCTAGGGGAAGCATCATACAAGGAGCTTGAGCCGATAAATCCCAAAGCAGAGCcccttgttgagatgaatggCTGCAAAGTTCAGTATCGTGGGAAAATTGCACTCGGAAACTGGACACAGCAAACCACTGACGGTTCTAAAGACGGCTTGATATGGACAGTTCGACGTGGTGAGCGTTGGGGAATTTTTGGTCCCAACGGTTCTGGGAAAACAACCATAGTGTCTTTGCTCTGCTCGGATCATCCTCAGTCTTACTCCCTTCCCGTCAAGCTATTCGGGCGATCTCGTCTTCTTGAACCTGGTACAGGGCAGCGACCACTTACATTCTGGGATATCCAGTCCAGAATTGGACACTCGAGTCCTGAAGTTCATCAGCACATGCCTCGAAACTTGACGGTGCGCCAGGTGATTGAAAATGCTTGGTCAGAAACATTTCGAGCGAGACCGAAGCTAGACAGCGAAGCCaaagagaaggttgaggcgGCTCTTCGCTGGTTTGCTCCTGAACTACATCCAGGCTATTCTTCAGCGTCGCACGAGAACCTCTCATGGGCGGATGATTACATGTTTGGTGGTCTGTCTTTCAGCGCACAGCGTGTCGCGCTCTTCGTTAGATCCATGATCAAGAGCCCAGATATTGtagttcttgatgaagctttCAGTGGCATGGATGATGCAGTACGAGACAAGTGCACGCTGTTCCTTGAAGAAGGTGAGGCCAGAACATATCGAGGCGAAGAGATCATCGAGAGTGACGCCTCCAAGTCTGGTCAGGTCAAGATCCCAGGTCTTTCTGACCAGCAAGCACTAATCTGCATTGCCCATGTGAAGGAGGAGGTGCCAGACTGTGTAAGAGAGTGGCTGTGTCTTCCTGAGGCCAACACGGGACGGGCAGCAAGATTTGGAAGACTTGATGGGCCATTGAGAACTGACGAGAAGAGATGGCATGAGGTATGGGGTTTCTAAAGGAAGACCACGATTTACGTGATATATGCTATATTTGTGCGTTATAACACATGTTCTAAGTTAGACATGAGATTTTCGATCTGGTTGAAAATAGACAAGCCAGTAATAGCAAGGATACTTCAAAAGCATCAAAAGCATCAATCATGGAATCCAGATGAAATGAAATGTCAAAGGCCGAAGAACTTCAAACGTCACACCATTAGTGCTAATATGATAGAATTTTAGATCTCGCTATAGGGTAGGTTGGACTCTGAAAGTGAAGCCCGGTAATCGGTACGATTGAGTACCCGGCCGAGCCCCGAAACCACCAACCACATCAACCACATCAACCCTCGTCTACTAACACCCAGCCTCACATGCTCACATTCGTCTCGTGGGCTTTCAATACATCAATCAGCGTCAGTCTGACTGATCCTGTCATAAAATTGTTACTTTGCTCATCATATCGTTGAAATGGCTTCTCATGATGCAAatatcgatgatgaagacctCACTATCCATGCCTGCTGCGCGCCTATTACCAACCTAGTTCGACCCATTGAGTTCAGTGAGCTTGAGTATGTGAAAGTTGTACAAGAGAAATCTAGGAACGGAGGAGCTTACGGCTTGTGTCTTtagcgaggaggagaatagACCTTTCTTTCACTGGCCAATCTTTGGACCATTGATAGTAGAGAACGAGAGCAGCGATGCGCGAGATCACTGCGCCAATGAGAGAAGTACATATCCTCTTCCGCTGTCTCTTTCATGCCATAATCTTATACTTGTACATAGCGTTCCTCTCATACCTTCGGTTATCGATATATATGGCCATCGTCTCGGTAGCCATTACACTTTCGTTCCACTTAAAGAACGAAGCCACGCCGTTAgagttgagaatggcaaagCCTCTCGGGACGATATTCTGGGGACTTTCGGTCTTGACTCTGCTTGCTGGAATGGGTAACTATATAAGTGAGTGTTACTACCGCCGTAGCACATGCGCCAAACTAACGCTCTGTGTAGCAACCGTCAACAAGTACAGCAAACGGGCGGCTATTGTACAGATTGGCTGGAAGACTCATGCGGTGAGTTGGTCAATGTGTGACAAACGTGGTGATTATGTACTGACATCACACAGGTTTTCAGTCTCACAGCAGTCTCAATCATAGGAACCTGTCTCATTCTGCTCGTCATTGCCAAGGTTCGACAACAATCATCGTCAAATTCTTGACATATGTACCCAAAAAAGCCCTTGAAATTGCATCAATACATGTTCGTTACTCAATAGCGCCCGGGCTTCCAGTACCAACCATGCAAAACCCCATACAATAGATAGTGAAAATGAAAAGCCGTCCATATCTTGGCTCCGGCTGTGACTGGCAATTCCTTATGCTGTTTCCTTGATGCCTTTGGCTTCAGTCGCTATATCTGCACTGGCTGTGCCCTTGTTTTTACAAAAGAGATCACTGGCGTCTTTGTTGCGCCTCGGCTGCCCAAACTCGTCCTCGTCGTTTATGGCGCTCGGTGGACACCCGCCAACCTCTTGACGGAATTGTTTTGTAAGCTCTATTGAGGTCGTTTCAAGCTCTGCGAGTGATGTTGATTTTCCATCCCAGGAAACGAGTGGTAAGTCACCTAATGCCAGTAGGTCACCTTCACGAGGTAATGTTGTGAGCATATCGACTGGGGATGCTGGGTCGAACTTTGACGTTGCACTGTCTGCCTCTCTGGTCTTATCATTTTCATCGCCTTCGCCCAAGTACTCCTCTGGAGTGTTGGGAAGGTCGCTGTGTGCCCCCAATATAGTGCTCGCCGTTTCCGGTCTCGGGTACAGAGTCACATACCCCCGAAGCTGTGATAGCTGAAGTACATACTCCAACCAGGCCGGATGTTTCTTGCTCGTGCTCTTCTTAGCTAAGAAGGCTGGCGTCTCTGTTCCTGTTTGTCGCTTTTCTATAATGCGTGACACATAGCCATGCAGCTCAACCCACTTGTCTCCCATGAACAGAACAGCATTGCTAGTTGGGGCCTGCCAAAAGAAGGGACTTGAACCGCTCTTTTCGTCCGTGCCCTCAGCTGGCGGGACTGTTAGGGGTGTTgtatcatcaagaagagtgCTGGGAGAGTGGAAACTGATGCCCATGATGTTCTCATTCCAGTCCTGAAGAATGGAAGAGTGCGAGTATAGGCTATGAAGAAGGGTGTATTTCACATCTGGCTATGTCAGTGTTGCCTGGTCCAAGCATAGAAGATCACGTACAGTTGAAAAATTGAGGTGAGACCTCAGTGTGAGCTGCCAAGACAAGCACATGGTTGTGCGAGGGCTTGCTTGGCCAGAACGATTCTAGAAATCGGACTGagctctcctcctcatccatctTCCGTGATGATATtcgatgacgaagagagAGCATCTGCGATTGAGGGAGCTGACCAGAAGCCTTGGAGGGCCAATGGAAACCAGACAAGAAGTTCTCCAATGGCTTTTCTACAACCGGAGGCAGCTCGACTGTAAGCTGGGGAACCGACAGGGCACTCTTATCGGCCTTGCGCAGCGAGGTGAGGAGTCTTTGTAGATTGGCTGTACCAATCGGAGGTGCCTGAACTAATATGTCGAAATGCACCTTGTTCCAGGCTGATAACAGTCAGTGAGTACACAAGTGTACATGgtaacgagaagaagggagagcTACTTACCAGCCAATGCTGAAGCATCAAGCTTGGAAATCCACGCAAGACGAGTTTCTGGCTTTTCTGGCAGCTCTATAAGAGCAGACTTCGTCCCAGTGATCTGATCCCGTATGGCTTGGAGGAAGtaatcttcttccttctgaGTAGAGTCAACAATAATTGCTTGAGGGTGCATGAAGTTTTCAATATAGACTTGACACCATTTTGTTAGGCAAATATGTAACAGGTTGGTACGAATTGGAGCTTACAGAATGCACGGATAGCAGCGAGTTTCAGCCTCAACTCGGAAGACGTGGAAGCATAGTCAGTACGGGCATCTACACACACAATTAGAAAACAGGCCCGACAGCATTGGGAAGAAGCCCATACCGTGTACATATATCTTGCAGCTCCTGTCGCTCTTGTCGATGCCGTTTATCTCGAGGAGTTCCTTGATGGGGATCTCTTCCCTACTCATAAGCGCAAAATGAACATGGTTCTTTTCTTGCGCCGACATCTGGCAAGCCATTGGCAGCAGAGTAGAGGCGCTGTTGATACTGGAGGCAGCGAATAGAATGTTCTTGTTCCTCTCGTAAGCGCCGCCGGTCCCTTGAATATTGCGCAACGTCTCTGCGAGCTCTGGGAATTTGAGGGGTCCCCTGTGGTAGACCTTGTCCTGTCCTTGTTTGCGCCCCGGCGCAGACCTCTCTGATGCCGCATCGGTCGAGCTATCGGGGGACGATATGAAATTGTATAttatgaggaagacgatCGATATCAAGACTAGGTATGAAATAAGGCGACCGACGGAGCTACGGCGGGGAGCACGCGGCGTAGCCTGCCATTGAGGACCAGATCCCGAGTTATGATAGCGATGCCCTGGGAGGTGAAGGTCGTCGTCCTTTTTATtggccatctcctcatccccTGCCCAGAAGCGTGCTTTTGTTCTGCCGCGCGCAGGCGTCATATTGTTGTGGTATAGTCGTCGTCGATCGGAAACGTTTGGAGCTCAAGAGTCGATAGAGCTCATGAGCGCTAGCTTTATCGACGGTTACCTGGCTAGAGACAGGTATTTATATGGCGGGTATAAACATGCAGAGGGATCAATCGCAGTTGCGATATGTGGAGTGAGTGTAATAAAAGAAACGACGCTTGTTCTGAATGGTTATGTGTGTATGAGGAGTATTAAAggattgaagatgatggaggatgacAGAGAGCACTACCCTACCAACCTAGTTAAGGTCGGTAGCTGCTGACCCTTGTTTCCCCAAGACAAGACCTTAGAACAGCGTGGCTCGTGCTTGTCTCGTCACTGTTGCAGTTTGGTTGGTGCtccataccttacctacctaccttacctaggtaagtaGCTTTCAGTGAGCTTCAGGTCCTTTTGGGCTAACTAGATCCAGTACCACCGGTATAAGTCCAATTACTGCAAACAGTTTTAGGTTCCATGTCTCTGGGCAACCAGAAGGTTTCATGATAGTAATATCGATGCTTATTAATAACATCATACAGAATGATCCTCATGAGACTGCTTCATATCAAAACCATCATGTCCAGAAACGAAGCAAACGAGGAGAGACAGGAATGGAAGAGCAGGTATTAAAGATCAAGCGTACCTACATAATATTCACAAGGCCAGCACGATAGATATATATCTACTTACCATATTGCAATGAATGATAACTATCAGATCGTCATACTTCAAAGTAACCAACTTAGTCATTTACATGTGGCCTCTTGAGTCTATAACAACCCTTGTCAGGCTTAACTCGGGACATTTTTCATGGTGGGGCACGATCCAATTCCGCCGTCGCAAAATATTCATGTAAATTTTTAGCCGCCTCTCAACTCGCAGTGATACTTACACAataactaggtacctatcttTTATTCTCTGACAACTGATAATACTACAATGGGAAAATCTCGAAGGGCCCGTGGCCACGCGGCCCGTAAAGACCCTATCGCAAAGACCGTCAAACCTCCTTCAGACCCTGAACTTGCTGCTCTTCGCGAGTCAAAGATTCTCCCAGTCATCAACGATCTCAAGAGTGCCGATCCCAAGTCTcgctctgctgctgcttcggCCATTTCAAACATTATTCAGGATGAGAAGTGCCGAAAGCTGCTTCTGCGTGAGCAGATTGTTCATACGATCACTACCCAGACTCTCACCGATGCTGCTCTTGAGAGCCGTGCTGCTGGTTGGGGTATTCTCAGAATCCTTgcgcaggaggaggagcctgACTTCTGTGTTCATCTTTATCGAGTTGATATTCTCACTGCTATCGAGTTTGCCGCTAAATCGGTGAGTATAATTTACTCTCCCAACATGGTTCATATTATACTAACACCCATAGATCACTGAGATGCTCCTCTCCAAGGACCTCGAATTTCAAAAACGGTCAAAGCCTGAACAAGCTACAATTCTCAGCATTGCTTCATCACTAATTTCTCTTCTTACTGCTCttgcagaagctcaagacgaTATCCTCGAGGCCATCTCCCGCAACACCACTATCACTCGCT contains:
- a CDS encoding hypothetical protein (EggNog:ENOG41), giving the protein MSAPADSTMSGGKAAPVETSRLEQPNDAVAMENIAQSSEQAPADHASESADKTVLTEPAPSSPAPATSENADNSAATTAASSKGKEKDAAAPPPPPTKQDSNLGIGPAVDDIREISGGSSDGPVCNITLLLTSGSRHPYKIDAKYLSRRSVDIPDQTESGLPDPFSISVYTLKELILREWRSDWEAKPASPSSIRLIHFGKLLDDKEQLKSRARRRPETRSIIC
- a CDS encoding hypothetical protein (EggNog:ENOG41~BUSCO:EOG09262G8Y), with the translated sequence MRPIPTRPPIIRIANGTFYRHHPNSASSRPNPPLFSDLSFELASTSNAPRNWCIVGPSLSGKTTFLQALRGRFLCEPPIARSYPYLSTEEVPKRLRTPQKAIEYVGFDAEQTGGGLSGGVATSAYLSARYESRREITDFSLRDFLMGNTELNPLQTEASQDEATISPDLLSRVVKDLKLEPLLDLPVSFLSNGQGRRARIARALLTKPEVLLLDEPFMGLDPPTVSSLSPLLHSLAERASPRLVLSARPQDPVPDWITHLIYLRTDCQVGSMGPKEEVLDGLKKYVRGVRKGGLTEDEKLPLHSLVDIGRVLPSNASTEASGNLGEASYKELEPINPKAEPLVEMNGCKVQYRGKIALGNWTQQTTDGSKDGLIWTVRRGERWGIFGPNGSGKTTIVSLLCSDHPQSYSLPVKLFGRSRLLEPGTGQRPLTFWDIQSRIGHSSPEVHQHMPRNLTVRQVIENAWSETFRARPKLDSEAKEKVEAALRWFAPELHPGYSSASHENLSWADDYMFGGLSFSAQRVALFVRSMIKSPDIVVLDEAFSGMDDAVRDKCTLFLEEGEARTYRGEEIIESDASKSGQVKIPGLSDQQALICIAHVKEEVPDCVREWLCLPEANTGRAARFGRLDGPLRTDEKRWHEVWGF
- a CDS encoding hypothetical protein (EggNog:ENOG41~BUSCO:EOG092654XA); amino-acid sequence: MSQAMRIVPGNSNAQTYTHISHTSSAPSAPGIHDTLRHGVGASPFDSKSTPASAHPLEARLKNWEATQEALKMETLRRTYGMAEPIRRGMELKIVQNGEWRPMALGNGLPSVHEDILRGRDATITWEDVFTGDETRAVAGFHDEMEKKLKIQ